ACTAGTGTTGATACTTTTTTTGCAGGGTTATAATCTGTGGTCATAATGATACTTTAAAGATTCAGGTTTTTGGCAACCTGTAATCCTGTATCATATGTTGTTTGTAGGAGTCATGCCCTTCGATAAAAAACATCCTCCTTTTGGATTCTGAAGGGAGACGTGTAGCTGTCAAGTATTATTCAGATGACTGGCCTACAAATAGTGCAAAGGAAGCATTTGAGAAGTCTGTATTTACCAAGACTCAAAAGACAAATGCACGGACAGAAGGTAACATGTTTCCTTAATTGTTATAAAGTCCTTAAATTAgttatatcaaataaataaatgaatgccTTTCTCCCTGGATGATTTTATTGGTGTCTTATATATAATCTTTCTAGTCTtatattgattttgtttgatctgatccccccccccccccccccccccccctctctgaAGTGCCCTGGTTTGCGAGTCAGACTGTTTATGTGTTGATCTCTAGTGAGAACTATGTTTTATGTGTGGGTCTCTAGTGAGAACTATGTTTTATGTGTGGAGTATTACCTGATCTGTGTGGAGGGGGTGCTTTACACAGATCCGAAGTTTACTTGACAGGGGTGGGTACACTAAGTGACCCTGCCTTAAAAGGGTTTCttgtcataaaaaaagaaaagaaaaaaaaagaaagaactatGTCTTATGTGTCTTGAGTTCTTTGTTTTGATTCTTATTGTGTACAATATTAACATCTACCTACTCTATCTACAGCGGAAATAGCAATGTTTGAGAACAACATCGTTGTTTACAAGTTTGTTCAAGACCTTCACTTTTTCGTTACTGGGGGTGAAGATGAAAACGAGCTCATTTTAGCCACTGTTCTTCAGGGATTTTTCGATGCTGCTGGCCTTCTTCTTAGGTTTCCCATAATTGCTGTTCTTGTTTACCCTCTTTTTGTAATTCAATTGTTGtcattattcatttattaactcttttatatacttttttttttccctcattcCAGAGGTAATGTGGACAAGAAAGAGGCACTGGAGAACTTGGATCTCATTCTATTATGTCTCGATGAAATTGTTGATGGCGGGTATGCAATATGTATTTTTGTGTacttcctttttcctttcatgtttatttttttatttttagctctatttattgatattttatCTTCCATAGCTATGCCTCTTTTGTTTGTCTGGGtagctaaaactaaaaatattgaaaaattggaTCCTAAAAATCCTGAAGTGTAGAAGTTTTATTTGGTGAAATTTAATGGTtgtattattattgtgaggcaTAGCACACATACAAAGCTCATCAATATTTCTAAAGCCTTAGTTGGAAATTGCTGttccgaaatcattttcctgaGGATTCTGTGTTGGTATTATCTATTTGGTTGGGAATTATTACAATCGACTGTGCCTAGTTTTAGTGGGTACTCTAGTCGAACCTTCAGAAACCAGTGGAATGCCATCTGGTAGCTTGACCTCCTTCTATCTTATTGTTAAAGAAACTTTTATAgcttgtaattattattatcttgGATTACTATTTCTTGGACTTTACTTCTAATTAATAATGTAACTGTTCTTAAGTGagttccaaattttttaatcacgttcattaaaagaaattatGTATGAAGGTATTTTTCTGATTAGCAGCAATTCACAAGTGATTGTAAGTTTTGTGAATCTTGTTGAAGTTTGATGTCAACTACTCAACCCCTAAATCCTCCCAGCACTAATAATTCAGGATTATCAGTGGCCTTTGACACCTCATCAGTACCTAAATTATGCGTTTAGTTATTATTAGCTCTTGGCTAGTTGTTTCTTAGTTGTTCGGTTCCTCCACTCTTCATAGCTATGTGCCGTCAACTCTTCAGGGCATGTCTTCCCACCGGATTTAACTAATTTGTATCTGCTACAGAATTGTTCTTGAGACAGATGCAAATGTTATAGCGGGGAAGGTTGCAAGTAATAGTATGGATGCTGGAGCTCCTTTGTCTGAGCAGGTATCAAAATCCTGTTCTTCCCTCCCTCCCCCAATTTTCtttcatctcttcccaaagGGAATGAAGTAAACATTTAGTTGAACAAATGGACAACCACTGCTACCATATTTAAGTTGT
This DNA window, taken from Alnus glutinosa chromosome 5, dhAlnGlut1.1, whole genome shotgun sequence, encodes the following:
- the LOC133869952 gene encoding coatomer subunit zeta-1-like: MESCPSIKNILLLDSEGRRVAVKYYSDDWPTNSAKEAFEKSVFTKTQKTNARTEAEIAMFENNIVVYKFVQDLHFFVTGGEDENELILATVLQGFFDAAGLLLRGNVDKKEALENLDLILLCLDEIVDGGIVLETDANVIAGKVASNSMDAGAPLSEQTISQALATAREHLTRSLLK